A stretch of the Musa acuminata AAA Group cultivar baxijiao chromosome BXJ2-7, Cavendish_Baxijiao_AAA, whole genome shotgun sequence genome encodes the following:
- the LOC135617817 gene encoding NAC domain-containing protein 48-like: MIADRSEPAMNGGGLQLPPGFRFHPTDEELVMHYLRRKSAGLPVAVPIVAELDLYKYDPWQLPGMASYGEKEWYFFSPRERKYPNGSRPNRAARSGYWKATGADKPVGAPKPVAIKKALVFYSGKAPRGHKTNWIMHEYRLADVDRSPHRKNSLRLDDWVLCRIYNKKGSNGSDKFGTRDRKPAGSRCLRPPEDRKPALGPHAPLPLPAGIAPGPLLPAELADSFAPSDSMPRLHADSSWSEHVRSPEFTSEREVQSQPRWRRTEWDRAFAPAANSAFPHPEPGLLSSEFGDSFQDILVYLENPFEPYAHYVST; the protein is encoded by the exons ATGATTGCTGATCGAAGCGAACCGGCGATGAACGGCGGCGGTCTGCAGCTGCCGCCCGGGTTCCGCTTCCATCCCACGGACGAGGAGCTCGTGATGCACTACCTCCGCCGCAAGTCCGCCGGCCTCCCCGTCGCCGTCCCCATCGTCGCCGAGCTCGACCTTTACAAGTACGACCCCTGGCAACTCCCAG GGATGGCGTCGTACGGGGAGAAAGAGTGGTACTTCTTCTCGCCGAGGGAACGGAAGTACCCGAACGGGTCGAGGCCGAACCGGGCGGCACGATCAGGATACTGGAAGGCGACCGGGGCGGACAAGCCGGTCGGGGCCCCCAAGCCGGTGGCCATCAAGAAGGCCCTCGTCTTCTACTCTGGCAAGGCCCCCAGGGGACACAAGACCAACTGGATCATGCACGAGTACCGCCTCGCGGACGTCGACCGCTCGCCCCACAGGAAGAACTCGCTCCGG CTGGACGACTGGGTGCTGTGCCGTATCTACAATAAGAAAGGAAGCAACGGCTCGGACAAGTTCGGGACCCGGGACCGGAAGCCGGCCGGGTCCAGGTGCCTCCGGCCGCCAGAGGATAGGAAGCCGGCGCTCGGTCCGCACGCGCCGCTGCCGCTTCCGGCTGGGATCGCCCCTGGGCCGCTGCTGCCGGCCGAGCTCGCGGACAGCTTCGCGCCGTCGGACTCGATGCCGAGGCTGCACGCCGACTCGAGCTGGTCGGAGCACGTGCGGTCGCCAGAGTTCACGTCCGAGAGGGAGGTCCAGAGCCAGCCACGGTGGCGCCGCACCGAGTGGGACCGGGCCTTCGCTCCCGCCGCCAACTCGGCCTTCCCTCACCCCGAGCCGGGTCTGCTCTCGTCCGAGTTCGGCGACTCGTTCCAGGACATCCTCGTGTACCTGGAGAACCCCTTTGAGCCGTACGCGCACTACGTTAGCACGTAG
- the LOC135617816 gene encoding probable methyltransferase PMT26, translating into MAFGRSSRTDTRRTSSSYCSTMTLVVFVALCLVGAWMMTSSAMAPAEVPSPATKSDMSDKVSRTSSNPYKDGSDDTSEDSVSDDSSSGETNMPNKSDSESDKTSEKLEEKTEEENPTKGSDDINNDSDDSSNTQNDGDANGNKGGETIEEAGDAKEGNDTGDEEGGQEQKPKPEQDEKSDGDKTEDGKTDSVIEEKVDQSSDEDKDGSQSRDKGNNEVFPSGAQTELLNEISTQNGAWSTQAVESKNEKEVQASSSSKGQTIEYSWKLCNVQDGADYIPCLDNEAAIKKLRSTKHYEHRERHCPDNALTCLVPLPDGYKRPIKWPKSREKIWYNNVPHAKLAAVKGHQNWVKVSGEYLTFPGGGTQFKHGALHYIDFIQESLPNIAWGKRSRVILDVGCGVASFGGFLFDRDVLAMSFAPKDEHEAQVQFALERGIPAISAVMGTKRLPFPSKVFDVVHCARCRVPWHIEGGMLLLELNRLLRPGGYFVWSATPVYQDLPEDAEIWKAMSALTKSMCWEMVTRKNDTLNQVGLAVYRKPSDNKCYEKRAKENPPLCQESDNPDAAWNVPLQACMHKLPVDPTSRGTVWPEQWPQRLEKTPYWLSGSQTGVYGKPAPEDFQADYEHWKQIVGKTYVNGMGINWSTVRNVMDMRSVYGGFAAALRDMKVWVMNIVSIDSPDTLPIIYERGLFGMYHDWCESFSTYPRTYDLLHADHLFSKLKKRCRLLPVIAEVDRVLRPEGKLIVRDDADVISEIENMAKSLHWEITLTYSKDNEGLLCVQKTMWRPQDTETSMSSLS; encoded by the exons ATGGCATTTGGGAGAAGTTCACGTACAGACACAAGGAGGACATCGTCGTCGTACTGTTCGACAATGACTCTTGTCGTATTTGTTGCCCTCTGTTTGGTTGGGGCATGGATGATGACATCCTCAGCCATGGCTCCAGCAGAGGTGCCTTCACCCGCCACCAAATCCGACATGAGTGATAAGGTTTCTCGGACTAGTTCTAACCCATACAAAGATGGTTCAGATGATACGAGTGAAGATTCAGTTAGCGATGATAGCAGCAGTGGTGAAACCAACATGCCTAATAAATCAGATTCTGAGTCAGATAAAACATCTGAGAAGTTGGAAGAGAAAACTGAAGAGGAAAATCCTACCAAGGGAAGTGATGATATTAATAATGACTCAGATGATTCATCGAATACTCAGAATGATGGTGATGCAAATGGGAACAAAGGTGGGGAGACAATTGAGGAAGCTGGAGATGCCAAAGAGGGAAATGACACAGGTGATGAGGAAGGTGGTCAAGAACAGAAGCCCAAGCCAGAGCAAGATGAGAAATCCGATGGTGATAAAACTGAGGATGGGAAAACTGACAGTGTTATAGAGGAAAAAGTGGATCAAAGCTCTGATGAAGACAAAGATGGCAGCCAGTCAAGGGACAAGGGTAACAATGAGGTTTTTCCTTCTGGGGCCCAGACGGAGCTTTTGAATGAGATCAGTACACAGAATGGAGCATGGTCTACGCAAGCTGTAGAATCAAAGAATGAGAAGGAGGTCCAAGCTTCTTCTTCATCCAAGGGTCAAACTATAGAATACAGCTGGAAACTGTGTAATGTCCAAGATGGAGCAGATTATATCCCTTGTCTTGACAATGAAGCAGCTATTAAGAAGCTTCGCAGTACCAAACACTATGAACACAGAGAGAGGCACTGTCCTGATAATGCTCTAACATGCCTCGTTCCTCTTCCTGATGGATACAAACGACCGATTAAGTGGCCCAAGAGCAGGGAAAAG ATATGGTACAACAATGTCCCCCATGCTAAGCTTGCTGCAGTAAAAGGACACCAAAATTGGGTGAAAGTTTCAGGAGAGTATCTCACGTTTCCAGGTGGTGGAACCCAGTTTAAACATGGTGCACTTCACTACATTGATTTCATCCAAGAG TCATTGCCCAACATTGCATGGGGAAAACGTAGCCGTGTCATCTTGGATGTCGGATGCGGAGTGGCAAGCTTTGGTGGATTTCTATTTGACAGAGATGTGCTGGCCATGTCATTTGCACCCAAAGATGAGCATGAGGCCCAAGTGCAGTTTGCTCTTGAGAGAGGAATTCCAGCAATATCAGCAGTCATGGGAACCAAAAGGCTTCCGTTCCCGAGCAAGGTCTTCGATGTTGTTCACTGTGCCCGCTGTAGAGTACCGTGGCACATAGAAG GTGGTATGCTTTTGTTGGAGTTGAACCGGTTGCTGCGCCCTGGTGGTTACTTTGTCTGGTCTGCCACTCCAGTGTACCAAGACCTTCCGGAAGATGCTGAAATTTGGAAAG CTATGTCTGCCTTGACGAAATCTATGTGCTGGGAGATGGTGACAAGGAAAAATGACACACTAAACCAAGTAGGGTTGGCTGTTTACAGAAAGCCTTCTGACAATAAGTGCTATGAAAAAAGAGCAAAAGAGAACCCTCCTCTGTGTCAAGAGTCTGATAATCCGGATGCAGCTTG GAATGTACCTTTGCAAGCATGCATGCACAAATTGCCAGTGGATCCGACTAGTCGTGGCACAGTGTGGCCAGAACAGTGGCCACAAAGGCTTGAGAAGACACCTTACTGGCTGAGTGGATCACAGACTGGGGTTTATGGAAAACCTGCACCTGAAGACTTTCAAGCAGACTATGAGCATTGGAAACAGATAGTTGGCAAAACTTATGTCAATGGGATGGGAATCAACTGGTCTACTGTGAGGAATGTCATGGACATGAGATCTGTCTATGGAGG TTTCGCTGCAGCATTGCGGGACATGAAAGTCTGGGTAATGAATATTGTCTCGATTGATTCACCTGACACACTTCCTATTATTTACGAACGTGGACTGTTTGGGATGTATCATGACTGGTGTGAATCATTTAGCACGTATCCAAGAACATATGATCTTCTCCATGCGGACCATCTATTCTCCAAACTTAAGAAAAG GTGCCGATTGCTGCCAGTAATTGCTGAGGTGGACCGGGTACTGAGACCTGAAGGGAAGCTGATTGTTAGGGACGACGCCGATGTGATTAGCGAGATAGAGAACATGGCAAAGTCTCTCCACTGGGAGATCACACTGACTTACTCAAAGGATAACGAAGGATTGCTGTGTGTTCAAAAGACAATGTGGCGGCCGCAAGATACTGAAACCAGCATGTCATCGTTGTCCTAA
- the LOC135617819 gene encoding SNF2 domain-containing protein ENL1-like, protein MRSPRRSLNANVSSSEAKKSIAARKGRTEAPLLVLMAEERKPLSLNERNARLVHDLSRSRPRSEIRVRKIKIEGRRRLCKISSSVDAESPDGKWLDSPPGENDDGESIRDILDDLTSRLDCLSVEKPKPRSKPMVREPEPSVEYESATSSLSPSSVHSSPGVEKEVIEKGKEVKDKAARVFSLDDDVEGREEEEDDCVVLGSGGKKQAPKGEENEGESGDFWSDDDVEDSGRDGKDGDDFTMAGSGSGKSRTYRLPERVFKMLYPHQRDGLKWLWTLHCGDTGGILGDDMGLGKTMQVSAFLAGLFHSRLIKRALIVAPKTLLAHWMKELSVVGLSEKIRDYSGTNATSRRYELEHVLKEGGVLLTTYDIVRNNSKAIRGDWFIDRDESEEDNLWDYTVLDEGHIIKNPKTQRSKSISDIQSSHRIIISGTPIQNNLKELWALFNFCCPDILGDKDTFKIRYENPILRGNDKNASDREKHIGSTVAKELRERIKPYFLRRLKSEVFCVDDGANSVKLSKKSEIIVWLKLTACQRQLYEAFLNSELVHASMEGSPLAALTILKKICDHPLLLTKKGAEGVLEGMDSMLNREEVSIVEAMAMSLANMTDQDSILQIDHNMSCKISFIMSLLENLVQEGHVVLIFSQTRKMLNLIQEAITCEGYKFLRIDGTTKIHERERIVKDFQEGPGAPIFLLTSQVGGLGLTLTKADRVIVVDPAWNPSMDNQSVDRAYRIGQKNDVLVYRLMTCGTIEEKIYKMQVFKGGLFKTATEHKEQTRYFSQKDIQELFRLPEQGFDVSLTQKQLQEEHDQQHNMNAYLMKHIEFLQRLGIAGVSHHSLLFSKTAVVPTVHENDKIQSVMGNKIVRNSQSGWSNGAEHAFNPNDKEFISRRYTPKILTNSSTASPEDIESKIKRLSQTLGDKALVAKLPDSGDKIRKQISELRQRLQTVNNASSIRRKEPEVISIDDVTEELNKVILM, encoded by the exons ATGCGCTCCCCTCGTCGCTCTTTAAACGCCAACGTCTCCTCCTCGGAGGCCAAGAAATCGATTGCAGCGCGAAAGGGGAGAACAGAAGCCCCTCTTCTTGTTCTAATGGCGGAGGAGAGGAAACCCCTTAGCCTCAACGAGCGCAACGCGCGCCTCGTCCACGACCTCTCGCGCTCTCGCCCTCGCTCAG AAATTAGGGTTCGTAAGATCAAGATCGAAGGCCGGCGGCGGCTTTGCAAGATCTCCTCCTCTGTAGACGCCGAGAGCCCGGATGGGAAATGGTTGGATTCGCCTCCCGGGGAGAACGATGACGGCGAGAGTATTCGCGATATCCTTGATGATCTCACTTCCCGGCTGGATTGCCTCTCCGTGGAGAAGCCGAAGCCGAGGTCGAAGCCGATGGTCCGCGAGCCGGAGCCGTCCGTGGAGTATGAGAGCGCCACCTCCTCGTTGTCGCCTTCATCGGTTCATTCCAGCCCCGGTGTCGAGAAAGAGGTTATCGAGAAGGGAAAAGAGGTTAAAGATAAAGCGGCGAGAGTTTTTTCTTTGGATGATGATGTGGAagggagagaggaagaggaggacgacTGTGTGGTTTTAGGAAGCGGTGGAAAGAAGCAGGCGCCGAAGGGGGAAGAGAACGAGGGTGAATCGGGTGACTTTTGGAGTGATGACGATGTGGAGGATTCGGGTCGTGATGGTAAAGATGGGGATGACTTCACTATGGCTGGCAGTGGCAGCGGTAAGTCGAGGACGTACAGGCTTCCCGAGAGggttttcaagatgttatacccgcATCAACGGGACGGTTTGAAATGGCTGTGGACGCTTCACTGTGGTGACACAGGTGGGATTCTTGGGGATGACATGGGGCTTGGCAAGACTATGCAG GTTTCTGCTTTCTTGGCTGGACTATTTCACTCTCGCTTAATAAAGAGGGCATTGATCGTTGCTCCAAAGACACTTCTTGCTCATTGGATGAAGGAACTATCTGTTGTTGGTCTTAGCGAGAAGATTAGGGA CTACTCTGGAACTAATGCAACAAGCCGCCGCTACGAACTTGAACATGTGCTTAAG GAAGGTGGTGTACTTCTCACGACATATGACATCGTAcgaaataactcaaaagctataagAGGTGATTGGTTTATTGACCGAGATGAAAGCGAGGAAGACAACTTGTGGGATTACACTGTGCTTGATGAGGGACATATCATAAAGAATCCTAAGACACAAAGATCGAAGAGCATATCTGACATACAAAGTTCTCATCGCATCATAATTAGTGGAACCCCAATTCAGAACAATCTAAAG GAACTATGGGCATTATTCAATTTTTGCTGCCCAGATATCTTGGGTGACAAGGATAC GTTCAAAATAAGATATGAAAACCCTATCCTTCGTGGAAATGACAAAAACGCTTCTGACAGGGAAAAACATATTGGTTCCACTGTAGCTAAG GAGCTAAGAGAGCGAATAAAGCCTTACTTTCTCCGTCGCTTGAAGAGTGAAGTATTTTGTGTAGATGATGGAGCTAACAGTGTAAAGCTCTCCAAGAAAAGTGAGATAATTGTTTGGTTAAAACTAACAGCTTGTCAG AGGCAACTTTATGAAGCTTTTTTGAATAGTGAGCTGGTTCATGCGTCAATGGAGGGTTCACCCTTAGCTGCTTTGACA ATATTGAAGAAAATATGTGATCATCCATTGCTTTTGACCAAGAAAGGTGCTGAAGGTGTACTTGAAGGGATGGATTCAATGTTAAACCGTGAAGAAGTCAGCATTGTTGAAGCTATGGCTATGAGTTTGGCAAATATGACTGACCAAGATAGTATTTTACAAATAGATCATAACATGTCATGCAAGATATCTTTCATAATGTCTTTACTG GAAAATTTAGTTCAAGAGGGACATGTAGTACTCATCTTCTCACAGACTCGTAAAATGTTGAATCTTATTCAG GAAGCAATTACATGTGAGGGTTACAAGTTTTTGCGAATTGATGGTACTACAAAAattcatgagagagagagaatagtcaAG GATTTTCAAGAAGGTCCAGGAgctccaatttttttattgacATCACAAGTTGGTGGACTTGGTCTTACACTTACTAAAGCAGATCGTGTTATTGTTGTTGATCCAGCATGGAATCCAAG TATGGATAATCAAAGTGTTGACCGTGCATATCGAATAGGGCAAAAGAATGATGTCCTTGTCtatagattgatgacttgtggaaCAATTGAAGAGAAGATTTATAAAATGCAG GTCTTCAAGGGTGGCTTATTTAAGACGGCTACAGAGCACAAAGAACAGACTCGATATTTCAGCCAGAAG GATATTCAAGAGCTTTTTAGACTCCCAGAACAAGGATTTGATGTTTCACTCACTCAAAAACAGCTACAAGAGGAGCATGATCAGCAACATAATAT GAATGCCTATTTGATGAAGCATATAGAGTTTCTACAGAGACTAGGTATTGCTGGTGTTAGTCACCATAGTTTGTTATTCTCTAAGACTGCAGTGGTGCCAACTGTTCATGAGAATGACAAAATACAAAG TGTTATGGGGAACAAAATCGTGAGAAATTCACAGTCTGGCTGGTCCAATGG GGCTGAGCATGCGTTCAATCCAAACGATAAGGAGTTCATTTCTAGGAGATACACTCCTAAAATTTTGACAAATTCATCAACGGCCAGTCCAGAAGATATAGAGTCAAAAATTAAACGCCTCTCTCAAACTCTAGGAGACAAG GCATTGGTCGCGAAACTACCAGATAGTGGGGATAAGATCCGGAAACAGATTTCTGAACTCAGACAACGGCTTCAGACAGTTAACAATGCCTCTTCAATACGAAGGAAGGAACCAGAAGTAATTAGCATAGATGATGTCACGGAGGAGTTGAACAAAGTCATTTTGATGTGA